The following coding sequences are from one Paenibacillus sp. FSL R5-0912 window:
- a CDS encoding ATP-binding cassette domain-containing protein, whose protein sequence is MNQSYKDTEAGEEPAVITLAGVSFGYDPEHPILHDINVSIPQGQWVSIVGPNGCGKSTLVKLLNALLPKSAGEITVCGHTLQEETIGDIRRCIGMVFQNPDNQFIGQTVEEDILFGLEGLCLPYEEMKQRLDLYTEKLSIDHLLSKHPGELSGGQKQRVALASILAMKPGIVILDEASSMLDEGSRDELMGILRDMQAEGAYTILLITHDPDEILASDRVLALHGGSIAADVPPAELFRNEDLLEKCHLREPYPWRLARELQSRGIKVDVPASEKELIDTLWSYNFSK, encoded by the coding sequence ATGAATCAATCGTACAAAGATACAGAGGCCGGTGAGGAACCGGCCGTTATTACGCTTGCGGGAGTCTCGTTCGGATATGATCCGGAGCATCCGATTCTCCATGACATAAACGTGTCTATCCCGCAGGGCCAATGGGTAAGCATTGTAGGACCCAACGGCTGCGGGAAATCTACGCTCGTCAAGCTTCTGAATGCACTGCTGCCCAAGAGTGCCGGGGAGATTACTGTCTGCGGACATACGCTGCAGGAAGAGACGATTGGAGACATCCGGCGATGCATCGGGATGGTGTTCCAGAATCCGGATAACCAGTTCATCGGACAGACGGTAGAGGAAGATATCCTCTTCGGCCTGGAAGGCCTGTGTCTGCCCTACGAAGAGATGAAGCAGCGGCTTGATCTCTATACCGAGAAGCTGAGCATTGATCATCTGCTGTCCAAGCATCCCGGAGAGCTGTCGGGCGGACAGAAGCAGCGTGTCGCGCTTGCTTCGATTCTCGCCATGAAGCCAGGCATCGTCATCCTCGACGAGGCCTCTTCTATGTTGGATGAAGGCAGCCGTGATGAGCTTATGGGCATTCTGCGGGACATGCAGGCAGAAGGGGCGTACACGATACTGCTGATTACACATGATCCGGATGAGATCCTGGCTTCGGACCGAGTGCTTGCGCTGCATGGCGGAAGCATAGCGGCGGATGTGCCGCCTGCGGAGCTGTTCCGCAATGAAGACCTGCTGGAGAAATGCCATTTGCGGGAACCCTACCCTTGGCGTCTTGCCCGTGAGCTGCAGAGCCGGGGGATTAAGGTGGATGTACCCGCCAGCGAAAAGGAGCTTATAGACACACTATGGTCATACAACTTCAGCAAGTAA
- a CDS encoding Gx transporter family protein, giving the protein MPMSSSESATALKRTVIIAIFAAVAVVLSIVEAQIPLAGMGLMPGAKLGFANIMILTCIYFLRGRDVFVLVILKTLLTAFLLGTLSSLLFSLFGSLFSFVVMFALVKLGGKRFSVIGISIAGGLAHNTGQLLAASFVFNSTSIFYYLPILLITGIVTGIAVGFAVRYVVDSLSKISLFEEFLNGPGH; this is encoded by the coding sequence ATGCCTATGTCCAGTAGTGAATCGGCTACAGCGCTGAAACGGACGGTCATTATTGCGATTTTCGCGGCCGTTGCCGTAGTGCTGAGTATTGTCGAGGCTCAGATTCCGCTTGCGGGAATGGGGCTGATGCCCGGAGCCAAGCTGGGGTTCGCCAATATTATGATTTTGACCTGTATTTACTTTTTGCGTGGACGAGATGTGTTCGTGCTCGTCATTCTGAAGACGCTGCTGACTGCATTTCTGCTTGGCACACTGTCCAGTCTGCTCTTCAGCCTGTTCGGCTCGTTGTTCAGTTTTGTGGTCATGTTCGCGCTGGTCAAGCTGGGGGGCAAGAGGTTCAGTGTCATCGGAATCAGTATTGCAGGGGGCCTGGCTCATAATACAGGCCAGTTGCTTGCGGCCTCGTTTGTATTCAATTCAACGAGTATTTTCTACTACTTGCCGATTCTGCTGATTACCGGGATTGTGACGGGGATTGCTGTCGGCTTCGCCGTGCGGTATGTCGTAGACTCGCTATCCAAAATATCCTTGTTTGAAGAGTTCCTGAACGGACCGGGCCACTAG
- a CDS encoding NusG domain II-containing protein codes for MKRADVLLISIVLIAALAFLVPRWLSNDADKGGPGKELTANITVDGKLFKTVTLTKEEQTIDIRTDRGYNILKVHDYGIEMYDADCPDQVCLGFGFITLPKQTIVCLPHRVLVEIASGSGEDEVDAYVQ; via the coding sequence ATGAAACGCGCAGATGTGCTGCTGATTTCTATCGTTTTGATTGCTGCGCTCGCTTTTCTTGTGCCGAGATGGCTTTCAAATGATGCTGATAAAGGTGGGCCGGGCAAGGAACTTACGGCCAATATAACGGTAGACGGCAAGCTGTTCAAAACAGTAACGCTTACCAAAGAAGAGCAAACCATTGATATTCGCACAGATCGGGGCTATAACATTTTGAAGGTGCATGATTACGGGATTGAGATGTACGATGCGGATTGTCCCGATCAGGTATGTCTCGGCTTTGGATTTATCACGCTGCCCAAGCAGACCATAGTATGCCTTCCGCACCGGGTATTAGTTGAAATTGCAAGCGGGTCGGGGGAGGATGAAGTAGATGCCTATGTCCAGTAG
- a CDS encoding HD domain-containing phosphohydrolase, with protein MGLYRRFLGNQIRNYIFGSAVAVLAVGSLILLSSLKISSIEYFRLLLVLALSFVIMVVLEIGVFINQIRPIRTALYEENLNLSMLEEAYLHTHQLPKRAVQRIMGPHLLGLSLPAVLMTFWMIYNGWITIPYFYLILAMCGAVLVSCMHALIEFFLTCTAIIPLIKEFRNRALEQYGVDFSLEGHVFVPIRPKFLVSCMLIGTFPLFLFIMATHIRLNGQEGPVVVVGLQSYWAWASMVLLIGTLFSSIAAWLLTNSVQHPINELYQAMNQVKDGYLVQMQDEYSDEFSKLVAGFNMMVRGLQAREQQNRQLLDSYFTTLAVALDARDPYTAGHSLRVAEYSVIIGQLAGLTGQQLDDLRKTALLHDIGKIGVRDSILFKEEALTDEEFDQIKSHPVLGENILRQIEPVEKMVPYLGGVRSHHERYDGKGYPDGLAGTNIPLHGRIIAVADAYDAMTSNRPYRKGMDHDRALAILEQGRGTQWDPEFAGLFLSYFGRKPEPLQTGYTVKTG; from the coding sequence ATGGGATTATACAGAAGATTTTTGGGGAATCAGATCCGGAATTACATATTCGGCTCAGCAGTAGCGGTGCTGGCGGTAGGGAGTTTGATTCTGCTCTCCTCGCTGAAGATTAGCAGCATTGAATACTTCAGGCTCTTGCTTGTGCTGGCCCTGTCATTCGTGATTATGGTAGTCCTGGAGATCGGTGTTTTTATCAATCAGATCAGACCGATACGCACTGCGCTGTATGAAGAGAACCTTAATTTGTCTATGCTGGAAGAGGCGTATCTGCATACACATCAATTGCCGAAGCGCGCGGTTCAGCGGATTATGGGGCCTCACCTTCTGGGCTTGTCCCTCCCGGCTGTCCTGATGACCTTCTGGATGATCTACAACGGCTGGATCACTATCCCGTATTTTTATCTGATTCTGGCTATGTGCGGCGCTGTTCTTGTGTCGTGTATGCATGCGCTGATTGAATTTTTTCTGACCTGTACGGCCATTATTCCGCTGATCAAAGAATTCAGGAACCGGGCGCTGGAGCAGTACGGTGTCGACTTTTCTCTGGAAGGTCATGTATTCGTACCTATCCGTCCCAAATTTCTGGTGAGCTGCATGCTGATCGGCACCTTTCCGCTGTTCCTGTTCATCATGGCTACCCATATTCGCCTGAATGGTCAGGAGGGTCCTGTAGTTGTGGTGGGGCTTCAAAGTTACTGGGCTTGGGCAAGTATGGTGCTGCTGATCGGCACCCTCTTCTCCTCCATTGCAGCATGGCTGCTGACCAACAGTGTGCAGCATCCTATTAATGAGTTGTATCAGGCGATGAATCAGGTGAAGGACGGCTACCTGGTGCAGATGCAGGATGAGTACTCTGATGAATTCTCCAAGCTTGTAGCAGGATTTAACATGATGGTCCGGGGACTGCAGGCCCGGGAGCAACAGAACCGGCAGTTGCTCGACAGCTACTTCACTACACTCGCAGTGGCGCTGGATGCCCGTGATCCTTACACAGCAGGGCATTCCCTGCGTGTCGCGGAATATTCTGTGATTATCGGCCAGCTGGCTGGACTAACCGGGCAGCAGTTGGACGATCTGCGTAAGACGGCCTTGCTGCATGATATTGGTAAGATTGGGGTGAGAGACAGCATCCTGTTTAAGGAAGAAGCCCTGACCGATGAGGAGTTCGACCAGATTAAGAGCCATCCTGTGCTTGGAGAGAATATTCTGCGGCAGATTGAACCGGTCGAAAAGATGGTACCCTATCTGGGCGGCGTCCGTTCCCATCATGAACGTTATGACGGTAAAGGATATCCGGATGGACTTGCCGGTACGAATATTCCTTTACATGGCCGGATTATCGCTGTGGCGGATGCCTATGATGCTATGACTTCTAACCGCCCTTACCGTAAAGGGATGGATCACGACCGGGCGCTGGCTATTCTAGAGCAGGGAAGGGGTACTCAATGGGACCCGGAATTCGCCGGCTTGTTTCTGTCTTACTTTGGGCGGAAGCCGGAACCTCTTCAAACAGGCTATACCGTCAAAACAGGATAA
- a CDS encoding alpha/beta hydrolase, translated as MWSIYLLVVLVVVAGILAYAGLYFYGVAIKRAPKEFLGKTPDLKVDPPVAGASWGEGAEWVARQNFREVELVSDDGLKLRGYYLASERAAGRTVIIAHGYSGKAKDMGATAKNYYDNLGYNVLLPDARGHGKSEGDYIGFGWPERRDYQQWIGFILQETGPEAQIVLHGVSMGGSTVLMTAGEQLPPQVKAVVADCGYTSVKAQLTYQLWRMYHLPGFPFVQIASLVTRMKAGYYFGEASALEQVRKARVPILFIHGDADKFVPFAMMDELYGACKSPKEKLVVHGAGHGLAYDTDKREYIRTVGDFVERYVHSPAAADWV; from the coding sequence ATGTGGAGTATATACCTGCTAGTGGTGCTGGTTGTTGTCGCGGGGATTTTGGCTTATGCCGGATTGTACTTTTATGGAGTGGCTATTAAGCGGGCACCCAAAGAATTCCTGGGCAAGACGCCGGATCTGAAGGTGGACCCGCCGGTAGCCGGGGCTTCGTGGGGGGAAGGGGCGGAATGGGTAGCACGGCAGAACTTTCGGGAAGTGGAGCTGGTCTCGGATGATGGACTGAAGCTGCGAGGCTACTATCTGGCTTCAGAGCGTGCTGCGGGCCGTACCGTAATTATTGCCCACGGTTATTCCGGCAAGGCTAAGGATATGGGGGCAACCGCCAAAAACTATTATGACAACCTGGGATATAATGTACTGCTGCCCGACGCCAGAGGTCACGGGAAAAGCGAAGGGGACTACATTGGCTTCGGTTGGCCGGAGCGCCGTGATTATCAGCAGTGGATCGGATTTATTCTGCAGGAGACCGGGCCAGAGGCGCAAATTGTGCTGCATGGCGTATCTATGGGCGGATCGACAGTGCTAATGACCGCCGGTGAACAGCTTCCTCCGCAGGTCAAAGCCGTTGTCGCTGATTGCGGCTACACCTCAGTCAAAGCGCAACTGACTTACCAGCTGTGGCGGATGTATCATCTGCCGGGCTTCCCCTTTGTGCAGATTGCCAGCCTGGTAACGCGGATGAAGGCAGGCTATTATTTCGGTGAAGCGTCAGCGCTGGAACAGGTGCGTAAAGCCCGGGTGCCGATTCTGTTTATCCATGGAGATGCGGATAAGTTTGTGCCTTTTGCGATGATGGATGAGCTGTATGGTGCCTGCAAGAGTCCTAAGGAGAAGTTGGTGGTGCATGGAGCGGGGCATGGTCTTGCCTATGATACGGATAAAAGGGAGTATATCCGCACGGTAGGCGATTTCGTGGAACGTTATGTACACAGCCCGGCAGCGGCTGATTGGGTCTAA
- a CDS encoding choice-of-anchor A family protein, which translates to MFQLKKFKRLTVFGLIAVLIVGSGRIISLGSTSVKAEGNSLPGNASKYNVFILGDVDVKHSDIEGRLAAGGNVDLNVNYSVGHSLTSEETKEGYSLIAGGNLYYSQGETVGDVVYGGSYSGSGGPRGGTGSLQQKINVVDFSAEFSLLREKSQQLASQPVNGVTTANSGNFFLEGTNSDVNIFTVEGSKLSSANELRIKIPDGSTAIVNISGTSVTMKNMGTGINGNGNKDNAMNSKVLYNFSQATSLQIEGIGVLGSVLAPYASIQFNNGQINGNLIGASLSGSGESHHIPYKGQDPPTPTSTPSVTPTPTATPAVTPTPTATPAVTPTPTATPAVTPTPTATPAVTPTPTATPAVTPTPTATPAVTPTPTATPAATPTPTATPTTAPTATPTATPTTAPTATPTATPTTAPTATPTATPTTAPTATPTATPTTAPTATPTATPTTAPTATPTATPTTAPTATPTATPTTAPTATPTATPTTAPTATPTAAPTATPTATPTIAPTATPTATPTAVPTATSTSVFVPSFVFPTSTAPTVIGTIVTDTDTTINDDPVPLGPAASPVVTMLTTTAPQPVVEVPAPAPSPVAGPAPEEIITDDEIPLGSVTAEQTLPQTGESSPAPYYIAGVALAGLGLLLRRTARVNKRK; encoded by the coding sequence ATGTTCCAATTAAAAAAATTCAAACGTCTTACGGTGTTCGGACTTATAGCAGTTCTGATTGTGGGAAGCGGCCGAATTATTTCACTGGGGAGCACCTCAGTTAAAGCCGAGGGCAACTCTTTGCCGGGCAATGCATCCAAGTATAATGTGTTCATCTTGGGAGATGTTGATGTTAAGCATAGTGATATTGAAGGCAGATTAGCTGCTGGCGGAAACGTGGATTTAAATGTTAATTACTCTGTGGGACATAGTCTTACTAGTGAAGAAACGAAGGAAGGATACTCTCTCATCGCTGGTGGTAATCTGTATTATTCCCAGGGAGAAACCGTGGGTGATGTAGTCTACGGGGGGAGTTATAGCGGCAGCGGCGGCCCGCGCGGGGGGACAGGAAGCTTACAACAAAAAATAAATGTTGTAGATTTTTCAGCCGAGTTTAGTTTACTTCGTGAGAAATCTCAGCAGCTTGCTTCTCAGCCTGTTAATGGGGTTACCACTGCCAACTCCGGTAATTTCTTTTTGGAAGGTACAAATTCGGATGTTAACATATTTACTGTAGAGGGCAGCAAGCTGTCTAGTGCAAATGAGTTGAGAATTAAGATTCCAGATGGCTCAACAGCTATAGTAAATATCTCCGGCACTTCAGTAACTATGAAGAATATGGGGACGGGAATTAATGGTAACGGAAATAAGGATAACGCTATGAACAGTAAAGTGTTATATAACTTCAGTCAAGCGACCAGTCTTCAAATCGAAGGTATCGGAGTTTTGGGATCTGTGCTGGCTCCATATGCCTCTATTCAATTTAATAATGGTCAAATCAACGGGAACCTGATCGGAGCTTCGCTCTCAGGATCGGGAGAATCCCACCATATTCCGTATAAAGGCCAAGATCCGCCGACACCGACTTCGACGCCTTCAGTGACGCCGACGCCAACAGCAACACCGGCAGTGACGCCGACGCCAACAGCAACACCTGCAGTGACGCCGACGCCAACGGCAACACCGGCAGTGACGCCGACGCCAACAGCAACACCTGCAGTGACGCCGACGCCAACAGCAACACCGGCAGTGACGCCGACGCCAACGGCAACACCTGCAGTGACGCCGACGCCAACGGCAACACCGGCAGCGACGCCTACGCCAACGGCAACGCCGACAACAGCGCCAACGGCAACACCGACGGCAACGCCGACAACAGCGCCAACGGCAACACCGACTGCAACACCGACAACAGCGCCAACGGCAACGCCGACTGCAACACCGACAACAGCGCCAACGGCAACGCCGACTGCAACACCGACAACAGCGCCAACGGCAACACCGACAGCAACGCCGACAACAGCGCCAACGGCAACACCGACAGCAACGCCGACAACAGCGCCAACGGCAACACCGACAGCAACGCCGACAACAGCGCCAACGGCAACACCGACAGCAACGCCGACAACAGCGCCAACGGCAACACCGACAGCAGCGCCAACGGCAACACCGACAGCAACGCCGACAATAGCGCCAACAGCAACACCGACAGCAACGCCGACCGCGGTACCAACAGCAACCAGCACGAGTGTTTTTGTCCCAAGCTTCGTATTTCCGACATCAACCGCTCCGACAGTGATTGGGACTATTGTGACTGATACCGACACTACTATTAATGATGACCCGGTTCCTCTCGGGCCGGCAGCATCACCGGTTGTGACGATGCTGACAACAACAGCGCCACAGCCAGTTGTGGAGGTTCCTGCACCTGCACCTTCACCGGTAGCAGGACCGGCACCTGAAGAAATCATTACGGATGACGAGATTCCTCTGGGCAGTGTGACTGCAGAGCAAACCCTGCCGCAGACGGGTGAATCAAGTCCTGCGCCGTACTATATTGCGGGTGTTGCTCTTGCCGGTCTGGGCCTGCTTCTTAGAAGAACCGCCAGAGTGAACAAGCGCAAATAA